The following are encoded in a window of Rosa chinensis cultivar Old Blush chromosome 4, RchiOBHm-V2, whole genome shotgun sequence genomic DNA:
- the LOC112199511 gene encoding pectinesterase inhibitor-like: protein MVSSSSSSIACIAVMSFLVLMSTTPSSAFTLNKDICSNTNVLSRSFCSQFLGSNPVLIKSLLLSLAEATIDVASSNATKTSQLIIKWLNQTDNPQLKNAIRQCPTPYNEAIADLKEAKEKVRSGDYVALQRAAVDASIKFHACEEKFEDTPPDPSPLCRNSGELAAISSILIAVFEILAKSYG, encoded by the coding sequence atggtttcttcttcttcttcctcaatagCTTGCATTGCTGTAATGTCTTTCCTGGTTCTGATGAGTACTACTCCCTCCTCTGCTTTTACTCTAAACAAGGATATTTGCTCCAACACCAACGTCTTGAGTCGCTCTTTCTGTTCGCAATTTCTGGGTTCTAATCCGGTTTTGATCAAGTCCCTCCTTCTCAGCCTCGCCGAGGCCACTATAGATGTTGCATCTTCGAACGCTACGAAGACCAGCCAGCTGATAATCAAGTGGCTAAACCAAACAGACAATCCCCAACTGAAGAATGCAATTAGACAATGTCCGACTCCGTACAATGAGGCCATTGCTGATCTCAAGGAAGCCAAAGAGAAGGTCAGGTCTGGTGACTATGTTGCACTACAACGTGCAGCAGTTGATGCTTCTATAAAGTTTCATGCATGCGAAGAGAAATTCGAGGACACGCCACCTGATCCATCGCCATTGTGCAGAAATAGTGGTGAATTAGCTGCTATTTCTAGCATCCTTATAGCTGTATTTGAAATTCTGGCAAAATCATACGGGTGA
- the LOC112199512 gene encoding uncharacterized protein LOC112199512 translates to MEELERIQATNSQAATMVAQYQLSETTRGHGSRPGRAPNVERHREVRGHFLLEDYFVERPVYDEAGCQRRYRMQTHVFQRIMEDLCNLDSFWGQKSDATRKMGLLPEQKMTGALRMLVYGASTDQCDEITRMGASTALKCLKKFCRQVEFLYAGWFLRPPNLADLHRLLNRGQRRGFPCMIESTDCMH, encoded by the coding sequence ATGGAAGAGCTCGAGCGGATTCAAGCTACAAACTCTCAAGCGGCTACAATGGTGGCGCAATATCAATTATCGGAGACAACTAGAGGACATGGTTCAAGACCTGGCCGTGCCCCAAATGTCGAAAGACATAGAGAAGTCCGAGGTCATTTTCTCCTGGAGGATTATTTTGTCGAACGTCCAGTGTATGACGAAGCAGGCTGTCAAAGGAGGTACAGAATGCAAACACATGTCTTCCAACGTATAATGGAAGATCTTTGCAACCTTGATAGTTTTTGGGGGCAAAAATCAGATGCCACTAGAAAAATGGGATTGCTTCCTGAACAAAAAATGACAGGTGCCCTGAGAATGCTTGTGTACGGTGCATCTACTGATCAATGTGATGAAATCACTAGAATGGGAGCTTCTACAGCGCTGAAATGTCTGAAGAAGTTCTGTAGACAAGTCGAGTTTCTTTATGCTGGGTGGTTCCTTCGTCCTCCAAATCTTGCTGACTTACATAGGCTTCTCAATAGAGGACAACGCCGTGGGTTTCCATGCATGATTGAGAGCACTGATTGCATGCATTAG